A genomic segment from Micropterus dolomieu isolate WLL.071019.BEF.003 ecotype Adirondacks linkage group LG03, ASM2129224v1, whole genome shotgun sequence encodes:
- the LOC123967926 gene encoding complexin-3-like yields the protein MEAVVRVKKSLRTPIRKLTGCVSGVKERKLCARRRDRRGRGGRGSGGCNRLGRTPPLRAAHPKDPSIIRSYQADLEKERKLREEMNAQKNAERAAMRAHFRRKYQLSENSKDTNHLRSVGGKVSLPHKLLKIVHPETKTKDNGFNLLSAFQGLSFGTAALTGGKHSKTSTLAQESWASCKVM from the exons ATGGAGGCTGTGGTGAGAGTAAAGAAATCGCTGAGGACACCCATTAGGAAGCTGACCGGCTGTGTGTCgggggtgaaggagaggaaGTTGTGTGCCAGACGCAGGGACAGGAGGGGCAGAGGTGGGAGAGGAAGCGGAGGATGCAACAGGTTGGGGAGGACCCCTCCTCTCCGAGCTGCACACCCCAAAGATCCGTCAATCATCCGATCATACCAGGCAGACCTGGAGAAGGAGAG GAAGCTGCGGGAAGAAATGAACGCTCAGAAGAATGCAGAGAGAGCTGCTATGAGAGCTCACTTCAGGAGAAAATATCAGCTGTCTGag AACTCCAAGGACACAAACCACCTGAGGTCTGTTGGGGGGAAAGTGTCGCTCCCCCACAAGCTGTTGAAGATCGTTCATCCTGAAACCAAAACCAAGGACAATGGCTTCAACCTGCTGAGTGCCTTTCAAGGCCTCAGTTTTGGCACAGCAGCACTCACAGGGGGGAAACACAGCAAGACGTCCACTCTTGCACAAGAAAGTTGGGCCTCTTGTAAAGTCATGTGA